A section of the Cololabis saira isolate AMF1-May2022 chromosome 16, fColSai1.1, whole genome shotgun sequence genome encodes:
- the dkc1 gene encoding H/ACA ribonucleoprotein complex subunit DKC1 — MAESGASVKKKRVKKVCDDEVGEIQQTADFLIRPESKAASLDTSQWPLLLKNFHKLNIRTAHYTPLPNGSNPLKRNISDYVRSGFINLDKPANPSSHEVVAWIRRILRVEKTGHSGTLDPKVTGCLIVCIDRATRLVKSQQSAGKEYVGIVRLHNAIENEHVLARALETLTGALFQRPPLIAAVKRQLRVRTIYESKLVEYDPERRLGIFWVSCEAGTYIRTLCVHLGLLLGVGGQMQELRRVRSGVLGEKDNMVTMHDVLDAQWQYDHNKDESYLRRAIFPLEKLLVSHRRLVMKDSAVNAICYGAKIMLPGVLRYEDGIEVNQDIVVITTKGEAICTAVALMTTAVISTCDHGVVAKIKRVIMERDTYPRKWGLGPKASQKKMMIQKGLLDKHGKPNGSTPQDWRDQYVDYRVSTATQSADASVKRKREATESDGETTQPGTPAEVKKEKKKKKEKRLKTEEGPDELGEEPGTQDVDSVKKKKKKKKQKDQESE; from the exons ATGGCCGAGTCAGGAG CatctgtgaaaaaaaagagagtgaaGAAAGTCTGCGACGATGAAGTTGGG GAGATACAGCAGACCGCAGACTTCCTCATCCGACCAGAGTCCAAGGCTGCCTCCCTTGATACGTCTCAGTGGCCGCTTTTGTTAAAG AACTTCCACAAACTCAACATCCGGACAGCTCACTACACGCCACTGCCCAATGGAAGCAACCCTCTGAAGAGGAACATCAGCGACTATGTGAG GTCCGGTTTCATCAACCTTGATAAGCCTGCCAACCCGTCATCTCATGAAGTGGTGGCCTGGATCCGTAGAATCTTGCGGGTGGAAAAAACTGGTCACAGTGGGACGCTGGACCCCAAAGTCACAGGCTGTCTGATAGTCTGTATCGATAGAGCCACACGTCTGGTCAAGTCCCAGCAGAGCGCCG GTAAAGAGTATGTGGGAATTGTGCGGCTGCACAATGCTATTGAGAACGAACATGTTCTGGCCCGG GCGCTGGAGACACTGACAGGGGCACTGTTTCAGCGTCCTCCGCTGATAGCAGCTGTCAAACGTCAGCTGAGGGTCCGGACGATCTACGAGAGCAAGCTAGTGGAGTATGACCCCGAGAGGAGGCTGG GTATCTTCTGGGTCAGCTGTGAGGCAGGAACTTACATCAGGACTCTATGTGTCCACCTGGGCCTGTTACTTGGAGTGGGGGGGCAGATGCAGGAGCTTAGGAGGGTGCGGTCTGGAGTGCTGGGTGAGAAG GACAACATGGTGACGATGCACGACGTCCTGGATGCTCAGTGGCAGTACGACCACAACAAGGATGAGTCGTACCTGCGGAGGGCCATCTTCCCTCTGGAGAAGCTGTTGGTGTCCCACCGACGGCTGGTTATGAAAGACAGCGCG GTCAACGCCATTTGCTACGGAGCAAAGATCATGCTGCCAGGTGTGCTCAGGTATGAGGATGGCATTGAGGTCAACCAGGACATTGTCGTCATAACAACCAAAGGAGAGGCTATATGCACAG CTGTGGCTCTGATGACCACAGCTGTCATCTCCACCTGTGATCATGGCGTGGTTGCCAAAATCAAGAGGGTCATCATGGAGCGAGACACgtatcctcggaagtggggtcTGGGACCAAAG GCCAGtcagaagaagatgatgatccAGAAGGGACTCCTAGACAAACACGGGAAACCAAATGGCAGCACACCACAGGACTGGAGGGATCAGTACGTGGATTACAG agTCTCCACGGCGACACAGTCAGCCGACGCTTCAGTAAAG AGGAAACGGGAGGCGACTGAGAGCGACGGAGAGACAACACAGCCCGGGACACCTGCTGaagtgaaaaaagagaagaagaaaaagaaagagaagagacTGAAAACTGAGGAGGGGCCAGATGAGTTGGGGGAGGAGCCTGGAACACAG GATGTGGACAgcgtgaagaagaagaagaagaagaagaaacaaaaagatcAGGAGTCGGAGTAA